In Notolabrus celidotus isolate fNotCel1 chromosome 10, fNotCel1.pri, whole genome shotgun sequence, one DNA window encodes the following:
- the c1ql2 gene encoding complement C1q-like protein 2 — translation MVLALIIAIPLLVQTSKTDAHYEMMGTCRMICDPYSPKPSATALEVMQDLSAIPSPSFVQGTRGEPGRPGKPGPRGAPGVPGPPGPRGPPGDRGDTGKNGYPGLGGTARSETGDPGSSIIGGAKIAFYVGLKNPHEGYEVLRFDDVVTNLGNHYDPTTGKFTCQVSGIYYFTYHVLMRGGDGTSMWADLCKNGQVRASAIAQDADQNYDYASNSVVLHLDSGDEIYVKLDGGKAHGGNNNKYSTFSGFLLYPD, via the exons ATGGTTCTGGCTCTCATCATCGCGATTCCCCTGCTGGTCCAAACTTCGAAGACGGACGCGCACTACGAGATGATGGGCACGTGCCGGATGATCTGTGACCCGTACAGTCCCAAACCCAGCGCCACGGCTCTGGAGGTCATGCAGGACCTGAGCGCGATCCCGTCCCCGAGCTTTGTACAAGGGACTAGAGGAGAGCCGGGGCGGCCGGGGAAACCCGGACCGAGGGGGGCACCGGGCGTACCGGGGCCACCCGGACCGAGAGGACCACCGGGGGACCGAGGAGATACCGGGAAGAACGGATATCCCGGTTTAGGGGGCACCGCGCGCTCTGAGACCGGAGACCCGGGATCGAGTATCATCGGGGGGGCAAAGATCGCTTTCTATGTGGGACTGAAGAACCCGCACGAGGGATACGAGGTGTTGCGGTTCGATGACGTCGTCACGAACCTGGGGAACCACTACGACCCCACGACCGGGAAGTTCACCTGCCAGGTTTCCGGGATTTACTACTTTACCTACCATGTGCTGATGCGCGGAGGGGACGGGACCAGCATGTGGGCAGACCTGTGCAAGAACGGACAG gtccGGGCCAGTGCCATCGCGCAGGACGCGGACCAGAACTATGATTACGCCAGCAACAGCGTAGTGCTGCACCTGGACTCCGGGGACGAGATCTACGTCAAGCTGGACGGCGGAAAAGCGCACGGCGGGAACAACAACAAGTACAGCACGTTTTCCGGTTTCCTTTTATACCCGGACTGA
- the esd gene encoding LOW QUALITY PROTEIN: S-formylglutathione hydrolase (The sequence of the model RefSeq protein was modified relative to this genomic sequence to represent the inferred CDS: inserted 3 bases in 2 codons; deleted 4 bases in 3 codons) gives MWRTGLHSKSCFLRTHSLIKLLLRSNMALTQVSSNKCAGGFQKVFEHESTELKCKMKFAVYLPPKAETGKCPVMYWLSGLTCTEQNFITKAGSQVPAAEHGIIIVAPDTSPRGCNIEGEDENWDFGTGAGFYVNGLRRDPWKTNYRXYAYVTESSPKLINANFPTDPDRMSFSGHSMGGHGALICALKNPGKYKAVSAFAPICNPVQCPWGQKAFSGYLGSDRSTWEAYDATRVGGLRTRVPQLDILIDQGRSDQFLSASQLLPDNLIAVCSEKKIPVVFRLQPGYDHSYFFIYSFMXDHIKHHAKFLNA, from the exons ATGTGGCGCACCGGACTTCATTCAAAATCCtgctttttaagaacacattcgCTGATAAAACTTCTATTAAG ATCAAACATGGCCCTCACCCAAGTGTCCTCGAACAAGTGCGCCGGTGGTTTCCAGAAGGTGTTCGAGCATGAGAG CACCGAGCTTAAGTGTAAGATGAAGTTTGCCGTCTACCTGCCTCCAAAGGCTGAGACTGGAAAGTGTCCTGTGATGTACTGGCTCTCAG GTCTGACGTGCACGGAGCAGAACTTCATCACCAAAGCTGGAAGTCAGGTCCCTGCTGCAGAGCACGGCATCATCATCGTCGCTCCTGATACCAGCCCAC GTGGGTGTAATATTGAAGGCGAGGATGAAAACTGGGATTTCGGCACTGGAGCTGGATTCTACGTGAACGGGCTA CGACGGGACCCGTGGAAGACAAACTACCG GTACGCATACGTCACTGAGAG CTCCCCAAAACTGATCAACGCTAACTTCCCCACCGACCCTGACAGGATGTCTTTCAGCGGGCACTCCATGGGCGGACACGGAGCGCTCATCTGTGCCCTGAAGAACCCTGGGAAATACAAG GCGGTGTCTGCGTTTGCTCCCATCTGCAACCCGGTGCAGTGT CCGTGGGGACAGAAGGCATTTTCTGGATACCTGGGCTCTGACAGATCCACGTGGGAG GCGTACGATGCCACCCGTGTTGGCGGACTTCGTACTCGGGTCCCTCAGCTGGACATCCTGATTGATCAGGGC AGAAGCGATCAGTTCCTGTCGGCCAGCCAGCTGCTGCCCGACAACCTGATCGCCGTCTGCTCCGAGAAGAAGATCCCTGTCGTCTTCAGGCTGCAGCCG ggCTATGACCACAGCTACTTCTTCATCTACTCCTTCA TCGATCATATCAAGCATCACGCCAAGTTCCTCAACGCCTGA